In a single window of the Pseudoxanthomonas sp. F37 genome:
- a CDS encoding XrtA/PEP-CTERM system exopolysaccharide export protein translates to MKRAFAGLAVTVLSLLLAACATSSGSEAPPPATTTLGTDAYHIGVDDIVQVSVWRNPELGITVPVRPDGMISVPLVGDVSAGGRTPGEVAKDIQERLAAYVRDPQVAVILTDLRSHEYLSRVRVTGAVRQPVSLPYRPGMTVLDAVLAAGGITEFAAADRSDLHRKNADQTQTYAVRLDRILNRGDLSTNYTVSPGDVITVPERTF, encoded by the coding sequence ATGAAACGCGCCTTTGCCGGCCTCGCCGTCACCGTCCTGTCCCTGCTGCTGGCCGCATGCGCCACATCGTCCGGCAGCGAAGCGCCACCACCGGCCACCACCACGCTGGGCACCGATGCGTACCACATCGGCGTGGACGACATCGTGCAGGTGTCGGTGTGGCGCAACCCGGAACTGGGCATCACCGTGCCGGTACGCCCCGACGGCATGATCTCGGTACCGCTGGTGGGCGATGTGTCCGCTGGCGGCCGCACCCCCGGCGAGGTCGCCAAGGACATCCAGGAGCGACTGGCCGCCTACGTGCGCGACCCGCAGGTCGCGGTCATCCTGACCGACCTGCGCAGCCATGAATACCTGTCCCGCGTGCGCGTCACCGGCGCCGTGCGCCAACCGGTCTCGCTGCCTTACCGTCCCGGCATGACGGTACTGGATGCCGTGCTGGCCGCCGGCGGCATCACCGAGTTCGCCGCCGCCGACCGTTCGGACCTGCACCGCAAGAACGCCGACCAGACCCAGACCTATGCGGTGCGGCTGGACCGCATCCTCAACCGCGGCGACCTGAGCACCAACTACACGGTGTCGCCGGGCGACGTCATCACGGTTCCCGAGCGCACCTTCTGA
- a CDS encoding NAD-dependent epimerase: MRVLVTGAAGFIGSHLSERLLARGDEVLGYDNLNAYYDPALKEARLARLLPQAGFGFVRASLEDRAALEAAFDDFKPQRVVNLAAQAGVRYSLENPHAYIDSNIVGFLNILEACRHRGIEHLVYASSSSVYGANRKLPFAVEDSVDHPVSLYAASKKANELMAHTYSHLFGLPTTGLRFFTVYGPWGRPDMALFLFTRRILAGEPIDVFNHGHHTRDFTYIDDIVEGVIRTLDRVPGPDPAYDPLAPTPASSLAPYRVYNIGNHQPVQLLRYIEVLEDCLGRKAEKRLLPLQPGDVPDTEADVEALRRDTGYSPATPIETGVRRFVEWYRAFYDV, from the coding sequence ATGCGCGTACTGGTCACCGGCGCCGCCGGCTTCATCGGTTCCCACCTCAGCGAGCGCCTGCTCGCCCGCGGCGATGAAGTGCTGGGCTACGACAACCTGAACGCGTATTACGACCCCGCGCTGAAGGAGGCCCGGCTGGCCAGGCTGTTGCCGCAGGCCGGCTTCGGTTTCGTGCGCGCGTCGCTGGAGGACCGCGCGGCGCTGGAGGCCGCGTTCGACGACTTCAAGCCCCAGCGCGTGGTCAACCTGGCCGCGCAGGCCGGCGTGCGCTACTCGCTGGAGAATCCGCACGCCTACATCGACAGCAATATCGTCGGTTTCCTGAACATCCTGGAAGCGTGCCGGCACCGCGGCATCGAGCACCTGGTCTACGCCTCGTCCAGTTCGGTCTACGGCGCCAACCGCAAGCTGCCGTTCGCGGTGGAGGACAGCGTGGACCACCCGGTCAGCCTGTACGCCGCCAGCAAGAAGGCCAACGAGCTGATGGCGCACACCTACAGCCACCTGTTCGGCCTGCCCACCACCGGGCTGCGCTTCTTCACCGTGTACGGCCCGTGGGGCCGGCCGGACATGGCGCTGTTCCTGTTCACCCGCAGGATCCTGGCGGGCGAGCCGATCGACGTGTTCAACCACGGCCACCACACCCGCGACTTCACCTACATCGACGACATCGTCGAGGGCGTGATCCGCACCCTGGACCGCGTGCCGGGCCCCGACCCGGCCTACGATCCGCTGGCGCCCACGCCAGCCAGTTCGCTGGCGCCTTACCGCGTGTACAACATCGGCAACCATCAGCCCGTGCAGCTGCTGCGCTACATCGAGGTGCTGGAGGACTGCCTGGGCCGCAAGGCGGAAAAGCGCCTGCTGCCCCTGCAGCCGGGCGACGTGCCCGATACCGAGGCCGATGTCGAAGCCCTGCGCCGCGACACCGGCTACTCGCCGGCCACGCCCATCGAAACCGGCGTGCGCCGCTTCGTGGAGTGGTATCGCGCGTTCTACGACGTCTGA
- a CDS encoding nucleotide sugar dehydrogenase — MNAPLPTLDQARIAVIGLGYVGLPLAVAFGRKFPTLGFDINGKRVSELREHQDHTLEVSADELRDTPLLDFSDDPAALAGCNVFIVTVPTPIDDYKRPDLRPLESASRTVGRAIGKGGVAIFESTVYPGATEEACVPIIERESGLRFNQDFYAGYSPERINPGDKQHRLETIMKVTSGSTPEVADFVDALYGSIIAAGTHKASSIRVAEAAKVIENTQRDVNIALINELALIFHRLGIDTHEVLEAAGTKWNFLPFRPGLVGGHCIGVDPYYLTHKAQQIGYHPDVILAGRRINDGMGSHVARRVAKLMARRNLPTAGAKVLVLGLAFKENCPDVRNTRVVDIVAELRSYNAQVDVHDPWVSADEAKHEYGLDLVAEPEAGQYDAVILAVAHRQFSERGADGIRGFGKPGAVVFDVKRTLPRHTVDDCL, encoded by the coding sequence ATGAACGCTCCATTGCCCACCCTGGACCAGGCCAGGATCGCCGTGATCGGACTGGGGTACGTCGGGCTGCCGCTGGCGGTCGCCTTCGGCCGCAAGTTCCCCACGCTCGGCTTCGACATCAACGGCAAGCGCGTGTCCGAGCTGCGCGAACACCAAGACCACACGCTGGAAGTGTCCGCCGACGAGCTGCGCGACACGCCGCTGCTGGACTTCAGCGACGATCCCGCGGCGCTGGCCGGCTGCAACGTGTTCATCGTCACCGTGCCCACCCCCATCGACGACTACAAGCGCCCCGACCTGCGCCCGCTGGAGTCGGCCAGCCGCACCGTCGGCCGCGCCATCGGCAAGGGCGGCGTGGCGATCTTCGAATCGACCGTGTACCCCGGCGCCACCGAAGAGGCCTGCGTACCGATCATCGAGCGCGAATCCGGCCTGCGTTTCAACCAGGATTTCTACGCCGGCTACAGCCCGGAACGGATCAACCCGGGCGACAAGCAGCACCGCCTGGAAACCATCATGAAGGTCACCTCCGGCTCCACCCCGGAGGTCGCCGACTTCGTGGACGCCCTGTACGGCAGCATCATCGCCGCCGGCACGCACAAGGCCAGCAGCATCCGCGTGGCCGAAGCGGCCAAGGTCATCGAGAACACCCAGCGCGACGTCAACATCGCCCTGATCAACGAACTGGCGCTGATCTTCCACCGCCTCGGCATCGATACCCACGAGGTGCTGGAAGCCGCGGGCACCAAATGGAATTTCCTGCCCTTCCGCCCGGGCCTGGTCGGCGGCCACTGCATCGGCGTGGATCCGTACTACCTGACCCACAAGGCGCAGCAGATCGGCTACCACCCCGACGTGATCCTGGCCGGCCGCCGCATCAACGACGGCATGGGCAGCCACGTGGCGCGCCGCGTGGCCAAGCTGATGGCGCGCCGCAACCTGCCCACGGCCGGCGCGAAGGTGCTGGTGCTGGGCCTGGCGTTCAAGGAGAACTGCCCGGACGTGCGCAACACGCGCGTGGTCGACATCGTGGCCGAGCTGCGCAGCTACAACGCGCAGGTCGACGTGCACGATCCGTGGGTCAGCGCCGACGAGGCGAAACATGAATACGGATTGGACCTGGTGGCGGAACCCGAGGCGGGCCAGTACGATGCGGTCATCCTCGCGGTGGCGCACCGGCAGTTCAGCGAACGCGGCGCCGATGGCATCCGCGGGTTCGGCAAGCCGGGCGCGGTGGTCTTCGACGTGAAGCGCACCCTGCCCCGCCACACGGTCGACGACTGCCTGTAA
- the galE gene encoding UDP-glucose 4-epimerase GalE, whose translation MRILLCGGAGYIGAHTYVVLVERGHDVVVADNFSNSSPGVLARLRQITGRPVPFQPLDLRDRDAVAGFFAHQAFDAVVHFAALKSVGESCERPLDYFHNNIGGTLNLLHGMRQAGVDRLVFSSSATVYGDPDHVPVREDARLQVTNPYGRTKLVMEELIGDLCGSDAGFHAANLRYFNPVGAHASGLIGEDPTGIPNNLMPYICQVAVGRRDRLSVFGGDWPTVDGTGVRDYIHVMDLARAHADALDFLVRERRSLTVNLGTGQGVSVLQLVEAFAQAAARRIPYQVVARRPGDVAEVYADPSLAARTLGWRAELGVEAMCRDAWRWQSQNPQGYPVA comes from the coding sequence ATGCGGATCCTGCTGTGCGGCGGCGCCGGCTACATCGGCGCGCATACCTACGTGGTGCTGGTGGAACGCGGCCACGACGTGGTGGTGGCCGACAACTTCAGCAACAGTTCGCCGGGCGTGCTGGCCCGCCTGCGGCAGATCACCGGGCGACCGGTGCCGTTCCAGCCGCTGGACCTGCGGGACCGCGATGCGGTGGCGGGATTCTTCGCCCACCAGGCCTTCGATGCCGTCGTGCACTTCGCGGCGCTGAAATCGGTGGGCGAGTCGTGCGAGCGCCCGCTGGACTACTTCCACAACAATATCGGCGGCACGCTGAACCTGCTGCACGGCATGCGCCAGGCCGGCGTCGACCGGCTGGTGTTCAGCTCGTCGGCCACCGTCTATGGCGACCCCGACCACGTACCCGTGCGCGAGGATGCGCGCCTGCAGGTGACCAATCCCTATGGGCGCACGAAGCTGGTGATGGAAGAGCTGATCGGCGACCTGTGCGGCAGCGATGCCGGATTCCATGCCGCCAACCTGCGCTATTTCAATCCGGTGGGCGCCCACGCCTCCGGCCTGATAGGCGAGGACCCCACCGGCATTCCCAACAACCTGATGCCGTACATCTGCCAGGTGGCGGTGGGGCGGCGCGACCGCCTGAGCGTGTTCGGCGGCGACTGGCCCACCGTCGACGGCACCGGCGTGCGCGACTACATCCACGTGATGGACCTGGCGCGCGCGCATGCCGATGCACTGGATTTCCTGGTGCGCGAACGCCGCAGCCTCACCGTCAACCTGGGCACGGGGCAGGGGGTCAGCGTGCTGCAGCTGGTGGAAGCGTTCGCGCAGGCCGCGGCGCGCAGGATCCCCTACCAGGTGGTGGCGCGGCGCCCCGGCGACGTGGCCGAGGTCTACGCCGACCCCTCGCTGGCCGCGCGGACGCTGGGATGGCGTGCCGAACTGGGCGTGGAGGCCATGTGCCGCGATGCCTGGCGCTGGCAGTCGCAGAACCCGCAGGGCTATCCCGTGGCGTGA
- a CDS encoding sensor domain-containing diguanylate cyclase: MAENRANTLPPGSALPLDAARHLAEQNRVRYGLRMYRMRALGLGLGAICVAAVLYEHGAPPALWGLLAANGFAWPHLAYLRVRASRDDPLQAEYQNLTFDAAMGGFWIAAMQFDALPSVLLAVMLTMDKVIIGGGRFASRTLAAMAATCLAASAAWGFAFDPHTSFPVVLACLPFLAVYPVAIGVATHALSRTARKQKALLEKMARFDAATGLMNRQQWLHAATHELKRFQRSGRAGVLVLIDIDRFKDVNDGYGHTVGDEVVEEFARLLKACLRDVDTAGRYGGDEFGVVMPDTRWEEAIVAAERLRRQVAACAFSARGLRCTVSIGLSECHPGIASVSDWVNSADAALYRAKARGRDCIVVGC; the protein is encoded by the coding sequence TTGGCCGAGAATCGCGCCAATACCCTGCCGCCCGGATCTGCTTTGCCCCTGGATGCTGCGCGCCACCTGGCGGAACAGAACCGCGTGCGCTACGGCCTGCGCATGTACCGCATGCGCGCGCTGGGGCTGGGGCTGGGTGCGATCTGCGTGGCGGCCGTGCTGTACGAGCACGGCGCGCCCCCGGCGCTGTGGGGCCTGCTGGCGGCCAACGGATTCGCATGGCCCCACCTGGCCTACCTGCGGGTCAGGGCGAGCCGCGACGATCCGCTGCAGGCGGAGTACCAGAACCTGACCTTCGACGCCGCGATGGGCGGCTTCTGGATTGCGGCGATGCAGTTCGATGCGCTGCCCAGCGTGCTGCTGGCGGTGATGCTGACGATGGACAAGGTGATCATCGGGGGCGGCCGCTTCGCCAGCAGGACGCTGGCGGCGATGGCGGCCACCTGCCTGGCCGCGAGCGCGGCCTGGGGCTTCGCGTTCGATCCCCACACCAGTTTCCCGGTGGTGCTGGCCTGCCTGCCGTTCCTGGCGGTCTACCCCGTAGCGATAGGCGTGGCCACCCACGCGCTGTCGCGCACGGCACGCAAGCAGAAGGCGCTGCTGGAGAAGATGGCGCGCTTCGACGCGGCCACCGGCCTGATGAACCGGCAGCAATGGCTGCATGCGGCCACCCATGAGCTGAAGCGCTTCCAGCGCTCGGGGCGCGCGGGGGTACTGGTGCTGATCGACATCGACCGTTTCAAGGATGTCAACGACGGCTACGGCCACACGGTCGGCGACGAGGTGGTGGAGGAATTCGCGCGCCTGCTGAAAGCCTGCCTGCGCGATGTGGATACCGCCGGCCGCTATGGCGGCGACGAGTTCGGCGTGGTCATGCCCGACACGCGCTGGGAAGAGGCCATCGTGGCCGCGGAACGGCTGCGCCGGCAGGTCGCCGCCTGCGCCTTCTCCGCGCGCGGCCTGCGCTGCACGGTCAGCATCGGGCTGTCCGAGTGCCATCCGGGCATCGCGTCGGTGTCGGACTGGGTCAACAGCGCCGACGCCGCGCTGTACCGGGCCAAGGCGCGCGGGCGCGACTGCATCGTCGTGGGCTGTTGA
- a CDS encoding alpha/beta fold hydrolase, which yields MTATDAPVLAEEIPLQAQDGHACTLIARMPAHPSGALLWVPALGVAARHYLPFAEALAARGVAVCVHEWRGNGSSSLRADRRTDWGYRELLGTDLPLSHAAWQARLPDIPHRIGGHSLGGQLAACHLGQHPDAFTGLWLVGSGTPYWRTFPAPRGYALPFFYRFAPWLARACGALPGRRLGFGGDEARGLIGDWARVGLSGRYRAAGWPVDLEAGLRRVRAPIDGVLFDDDWLAPESSLRALMAKMPHAPARIHTLHHAALGTRADHFAWMKQPQAVIGALLS from the coding sequence GTGACGGCCACCGACGCGCCCGTCCTGGCCGAAGAGATTCCGCTGCAGGCGCAGGACGGCCACGCCTGCACCCTGATCGCGCGCATGCCGGCCCATCCGTCCGGCGCGCTGTTGTGGGTCCCCGCACTGGGCGTGGCCGCGCGCCATTACCTGCCGTTCGCGGAGGCGCTCGCCGCGCGCGGGGTGGCGGTGTGCGTGCACGAATGGCGCGGCAACGGCAGCAGTTCGCTGCGCGCCGATCGGCGCACCGACTGGGGCTATCGCGAACTGCTGGGCACGGACCTGCCGCTCAGCCATGCCGCGTGGCAGGCCCGGCTGCCCGACATCCCGCATCGCATCGGCGGCCACAGCCTGGGCGGACAGCTGGCCGCCTGCCACCTGGGCCAGCACCCCGACGCCTTCACCGGCCTCTGGCTGGTCGGCAGCGGCACGCCCTACTGGCGCACGTTTCCCGCGCCACGCGGCTACGCATTGCCGTTCTTCTACCGGTTCGCGCCCTGGCTGGCGCGCGCCTGCGGCGCCCTGCCCGGGCGCCGGCTGGGCTTTGGCGGCGACGAAGCGCGGGGCCTGATCGGCGACTGGGCGCGCGTGGGGCTCAGCGGCCGGTATCGCGCCGCCGGTTGGCCGGTCGATCTGGAAGCGGGCCTGCGCCGGGTCCGCGCACCGATCGACGGGGTGTTGTTCGACGACGACTGGCTGGCGCCGGAAAGCTCGCTGCGCGCTCTGATGGCGAAGATGCCCCACGCTCCGGCCCGCATCCACACGCTGCATCACGCCGCCCTGGGCACGCGCGCGGACCACTTCGCGTGGATGAAGCAGCCGCAGGCGGTGATCGGCGCGCTGCTGTCCTGA
- the thiD gene encoding bifunctional hydroxymethylpyrimidine kinase/phosphomethylpyrimidine kinase, which yields MTESRPPAALTIAGSDSGGGAGIQADLKTFAAHRVHGLSAIAALTAQHTRGVTAVNVPPVAFLRAQLDACFDDFDIRAVKLGMLATAEVIGVVADALRAHRPAAVIVDPVMVATSGAKLLEDSALQAMRTQLLPLAHVLTPNLPEAELLLGRAIADAAAMRRAAQDLLALGARAVFLKGGHLPGNADVVDLYCDPDGLAETSHPRLSLEAHGTGCTLASAIAARRAQGMPMRDACLAASDYVHAALRAGYRPGRSGIVVLDHFGAAPAA from the coding sequence ATGACCGAATCCCGCCCCCCTGCTGCCCTGACCATCGCCGGATCCGATTCCGGTGGCGGCGCGGGCATCCAGGCCGACCTCAAGACCTTCGCCGCGCACCGCGTGCACGGGCTGTCCGCCATCGCCGCGCTCACCGCGCAGCACACCCGCGGCGTGACGGCGGTGAACGTGCCCCCCGTGGCGTTCCTGCGCGCGCAGCTGGACGCCTGCTTCGACGATTTCGACATCCGCGCGGTGAAGCTGGGCATGCTGGCCACGGCCGAGGTGATCGGCGTGGTGGCCGATGCCCTGCGCGCGCACCGCCCGGCCGCCGTCATCGTCGATCCGGTGATGGTCGCCACCAGCGGCGCCAAGCTGCTGGAGGACAGCGCCCTGCAGGCGATGCGCACGCAACTGCTGCCGCTGGCGCACGTGCTGACGCCCAACCTCCCCGAGGCCGAACTGCTGTTGGGCCGCGCCATCGCCGACGCGGCGGCCATGCGCCGGGCCGCGCAGGATCTGCTGGCACTGGGCGCGCGCGCGGTCTTCCTCAAGGGCGGACACCTGCCCGGCAACGCCGACGTGGTGGACCTGTACTGCGACCCGGACGGCCTGGCCGAGACTTCGCACCCGCGCCTGTCGCTGGAAGCCCATGGCACCGGATGCACGCTGGCCTCGGCCATCGCCGCGCGCCGCGCGCAGGGCATGCCCATGAGGGACGCCTGCCTTGCCGCCTCCGACTATGTGCACGCCGCGCTGCGCGCAGGCTACCGGCCCGGCCGCAGCGGGATCGTCGTGCTGGACCACTTCGGCGCGGCGCCCGCCGCGTGA
- a CDS encoding SulP family inorganic anion transporter, whose amino-acid sequence MDATRLRAYLHQFEPKLLTALREGYDLRSLRADALAGLTVAIVALPLAMALAIASGAPPERGLHTAIIAGFLVSALGGSRVQIGGPTAAFIPVVFVVIQKFGYGGLILCTLLAGLMLIAAGLLRLGTLMRYMPQPVITGFTAGIAVSILSSQVKDALGLQMEEVPAEFLARWAAYGRHLATTQPATVALTVLGLAVILLLRKWRPKWPGFLIALLACTLATTALGLPADTIGSRFGELPSALPTFDFPRIPFERTFELLPSAFTIAFLAGVESLLSAVVADGMTGGRHRSNGELVAQGVANAASALFGGLPATGAIARTATNVRAGARTPVAGVLHAVFLLGFMLLLASLMRYVPLAALAAVLLVVAWNMSEAENFRHILSAPWGDRIVLLVTFGLTVFFDLTLAIEVGLVVAALIFMHRMAESVEIRSGTRSADEDLADHDPALAADEQQRSHLPKGVEVYQISGPLFFGAANRLDSLLDQFFEPPRVFILRMRRVPYIDASGVHALQSLANRCARRGIVLVVSGLQAQPNRVLADMALAEQPGQLHFTSNYERALKLATSLAESHTTAAKHAPPGAQ is encoded by the coding sequence ATGGACGCCACCCGGCTGCGCGCCTATCTGCACCAGTTCGAACCCAAGCTGCTGACCGCGCTGCGCGAGGGTTATGACCTGCGCAGCCTGCGCGCGGACGCACTGGCCGGCCTGACCGTCGCCATCGTCGCCCTGCCGCTGGCGATGGCGCTGGCCATCGCCTCCGGCGCTCCGCCGGAGAGGGGCCTGCACACGGCGATCATCGCCGGCTTCCTGGTCTCGGCGCTGGGCGGCTCGCGGGTGCAGATCGGCGGACCAACCGCGGCCTTCATCCCGGTGGTGTTCGTGGTCATCCAGAAGTTCGGTTACGGCGGGCTGATCCTGTGCACCCTGCTGGCCGGCCTGATGCTGATCGCCGCCGGCCTGCTGCGCCTGGGCACGCTGATGCGGTACATGCCGCAGCCGGTCATCACCGGTTTCACCGCCGGCATCGCGGTCAGCATCCTGTCCTCGCAGGTGAAGGACGCGCTGGGCCTGCAGATGGAGGAGGTACCGGCCGAGTTCCTTGCGCGCTGGGCCGCCTACGGCCGGCATCTGGCTACCACCCAGCCGGCGACCGTCGCGCTGACCGTGCTGGGCCTGGCGGTGATCCTGCTGCTGCGCAAGTGGCGACCGAAGTGGCCGGGCTTCCTGATCGCGCTGCTGGCGTGCACGCTGGCGACCACCGCGCTGGGCCTGCCGGCCGACACCATCGGCAGCCGTTTCGGCGAACTGCCCTCGGCGCTGCCGACCTTCGATTTCCCTCGCATTCCGTTCGAGCGCACCTTCGAACTGCTGCCCAGCGCCTTCACCATCGCCTTCCTCGCCGGGGTTGAATCGCTGCTCTCGGCGGTGGTCGCCGACGGCATGACCGGCGGCCGCCACCGCTCGAACGGCGAGTTGGTGGCGCAAGGCGTGGCCAATGCCGCCTCGGCCCTGTTCGGCGGCCTGCCGGCCACGGGCGCCATCGCGCGCACCGCCACCAACGTACGCGCGGGCGCCCGTACGCCGGTGGCGGGCGTGCTGCATGCGGTGTTCCTGCTGGGCTTCATGCTGCTGCTGGCATCGCTGATGCGCTACGTGCCGCTGGCCGCGCTGGCGGCCGTGCTGCTGGTGGTGGCCTGGAACATGAGCGAGGCCGAGAACTTCCGCCACATCCTGTCCGCGCCGTGGGGCGACCGTATCGTGCTGCTGGTCACCTTCGGGCTGACGGTGTTCTTCGACCTCACCCTGGCCATCGAGGTCGGGCTGGTGGTGGCCGCACTGATCTTCATGCATCGCATGGCCGAGAGCGTGGAGATCAGGTCCGGGACGCGCAGTGCGGATGAGGACCTGGCCGACCACGATCCGGCGCTGGCTGCGGACGAGCAGCAGCGCAGCCACCTGCCCAAGGGCGTGGAGGTCTACCAGATCAGCGGGCCACTGTTCTTCGGCGCCGCCAACCGGCTGGACAGTCTGCTCGATCAGTTCTTCGAGCCGCCACGGGTGTTCATCCTGCGCATGCGACGGGTGCCCTACATCGACGCCAGCGGCGTGCATGCGCTGCAGAGCCTGGCCAACCGCTGCGCGCGGCGCGGCATCGTGCTGGTGGTGTCCGGGCTGCAGGCGCAACCCAACCGCGTGCTGGCCGACATGGCGCTGGCCGAGCAGCCCGGGCAATTGCACTTCACCTCCAACTACGAGCGCGCGCTGAAGCTGGCGACATCATTGGCCGAATCCCATACCACCGCCGCGAAGCACGCGCCTCCCGGCGCACAATGA
- a CDS encoding PhoH family protein — MTRSKRIYVLDTNVLMHDPTALFKFEEHDVYLPMQVIEELDNGKKGTSEASRNARQVSRFLNELVQASGLDNLADGIPLVQPSGLQLRNTSSAGLLRFQTSHFEAGKSFGAVIPDNAILGAILALKEEHPEIPVVFVSKDINLRIKAAIAGIVSEDYENDRALDDFSLLYTGATALPEDFWQRHGKDLRSWTDKGRTYYEVTMGEDAGWYPNQYLYLPGDDESEFRVARVDGDKATLQIVDDFRHSQHAVWGINARNREQNFALNALMDPEVDFVTLLGTAGTGKTLLALAAGLAQTMDQQRYREIIMTRATVSVGEDIGFLPGTEEEKMTPWMGALTDNLEVLTHNQEGGAWGRAATNDLLASRIKIRSMNFMRGRTFLSRYLILDEAQNLTPKQMKTLITRAGPGTKIVCLGNVEQIDTPYLTETTSGLTYAVDRFKNWAHSAHITLRRGERSRLADYASEVL; from the coding sequence ATGACCCGTAGCAAGCGTATCTATGTGTTGGACACCAACGTGCTGATGCACGACCCCACCGCGCTGTTCAAGTTCGAGGAACACGACGTCTACCTGCCGATGCAGGTGATCGAGGAACTGGACAACGGCAAGAAGGGCACCTCCGAAGCGAGCCGCAACGCGCGGCAGGTCAGCCGCTTCCTCAACGAACTGGTCCAGGCATCGGGCCTGGACAACCTGGCCGACGGCATCCCGCTGGTGCAGCCCAGCGGCCTGCAGCTGCGCAACACCAGCAGCGCCGGCCTGCTGCGCTTCCAGACCAGCCACTTCGAGGCGGGCAAGAGCTTCGGCGCGGTGATCCCCGACAACGCGATCCTCGGCGCGATCCTGGCCCTGAAGGAAGAACACCCCGAGATCCCGGTCGTGTTCGTCTCCAAGGACATCAACCTGCGCATCAAGGCGGCCATCGCCGGCATCGTGTCGGAGGACTACGAGAACGACCGCGCGCTGGACGACTTCAGCCTGCTGTACACCGGGGCGACCGCGCTGCCGGAGGACTTCTGGCAGCGCCACGGCAAGGACCTGCGCTCGTGGACCGACAAGGGCCGCACGTATTACGAAGTGACGATGGGCGAAGACGCGGGCTGGTACCCCAACCAGTACCTCTACCTGCCGGGCGACGACGAATCCGAGTTCCGCGTGGCCCGGGTGGACGGCGACAAGGCCACGCTGCAGATCGTGGACGACTTCCGCCACAGCCAGCATGCGGTATGGGGCATCAATGCGCGCAACCGCGAGCAGAACTTCGCGCTCAACGCGCTGATGGACCCGGAAGTCGACTTCGTCACCCTGCTGGGCACCGCCGGCACCGGCAAGACCCTGCTCGCGCTGGCGGCCGGCCTGGCGCAGACCATGGACCAGCAGCGCTACCGCGAGATCATCATGACCCGCGCCACCGTCAGCGTGGGCGAGGACATCGGCTTCCTGCCCGGCACGGAAGAGGAAAAGATGACGCCGTGGATGGGCGCGCTGACCGACAACCTGGAAGTGCTGACCCACAACCAGGAAGGCGGCGCGTGGGGCCGCGCGGCGACCAACGACCTGCTGGCCAGCCGCATCAAGATCCGCTCGATGAACTTCATGCGCGGCCGCACGTTCCTGAGCCGCTACCTGATCCTGGACGAGGCGCAGAACCTCACCCCCAAGCAGATGAAGACGCTGATCACCCGTGCCGGCCCGGGCACCAAGATCGTCTGCCTGGGCAACGTGGAGCAGATCGACACGCCCTACCTGACGGAGACCACCTCGGGACTGACCTACGCGGTGGACCGGTTCAAGAACTGGGCGCACAGCGCGCACATCACGCTGCGGCGGGGCGAGCGCTCGCGCCTGGCGGACTACGCCTCGGAAGTGCTGTAG
- a CDS encoding peroxiredoxin, translated as MTAKSANALPKSTLKLPLALSGGDTATLADYAGAWLVLYFYPKDSTPGCTTEGLDFNALLPKFEKLNATVLGVSRDSVKSHDNFCAKQGFRFPLVSDADEALCKAFDVIHEKNMYGRKVLGVVRSTFLISPDGRIAQAWRGVKVPGHAQAVLDALKAHQAQ; from the coding sequence ATGACGGCAAAAAGCGCCAACGCCCTGCCCAAATCGACATTGAAACTGCCGCTGGCGCTGTCCGGCGGCGATACCGCGACCCTCGCCGACTACGCCGGCGCCTGGCTGGTGCTGTACTTCTACCCGAAGGACAGCACGCCGGGCTGCACCACCGAAGGCCTGGACTTCAATGCCTTGCTGCCGAAGTTCGAGAAATTGAACGCCACCGTGCTGGGCGTCTCGCGCGACTCGGTGAAGTCGCACGACAACTTCTGCGCCAAGCAGGGTTTCAGGTTCCCGCTGGTGAGCGACGCCGACGAAGCGCTGTGCAAGGCCTTCGACGTGATCCACGAAAAGAACATGTACGGCCGCAAGGTGCTGGGCGTGGTGCGCAGCACCTTCCTGATCTCGCCGGACGGCCGCATCGCGCAGGCATGGCGCGGCGTGAAGGTACCCGGCCATGCCCAGGCCGTGCTGGACGCCCTGAAGGCCCACCAGGCCCAGTGA